A genome region from Myxococcota bacterium includes the following:
- a CDS encoding urocanate hydratase, which produces MYRDLSFKNSILAGIPSSLPAPLVVDRSINHAPKRKDILNVKEKRLAIQNALRYFDPKHHAQLMPEFAQELKDFGRIYMHRFRPSYDMCARPLDEYPHQSRQAAAIMLMIQNNLDPKVAQHPHELITYGGNGGVFQNWAQYLLTMQYLATMTDEQTLVMYSGHPMGLFPSHAGAPRVVVTNGLMVPNYSKPDDLDRFTALGVTQYGQMTAGSFMYIGPQGIVHGTMLTLLNAGRKIGGDGIKVFVSSGLGGMSGAQGKAAVIAGAIAIIAEVNPKAIQKRHAQGWIDEIFSDLDALLARLKIAKADQKPISLGFQGNVIDLWEALAKHEIKIDLGSDQTSLHNPLAGGYYPADMSLETAQKMMAEDPENFEREVRNSLVRHANAIRKMTDQGMYFFDYGNAFLLEASRSGADIQLADGSFCYPSYVQDIMGPMCFDFGFGPFRWVCTSGRDEDLRQTDLIAAEVLESILRTAPAEISAQLQDNLTWIRQAEQNKLVVGSKARILYADAEGRMQIAQAFNQAIKDGRLSAPIVLGRDHHDVSGTDSPYRETSNIEDGSSFTADMAVQNFVGDAFRGATWVSLHNGGGVGFGEVMNGGFGLVLDGSDEADAKLRSMLFWDVNNGIARRSWARNPGARFAIERAMANEPLLRVTHANLVDEKLLGETYDKIFCDSALPLADGSNGW; this is translated from the coding sequence ATGTACCGAGATTTAAGCTTCAAAAATAGCATACTCGCTGGAATCCCATCATCTCTGCCGGCACCACTGGTCGTAGATAGGTCGATCAATCATGCGCCTAAGCGCAAAGATATTCTGAACGTCAAAGAAAAGCGTTTAGCGATTCAAAATGCGCTGCGCTACTTCGATCCAAAACACCATGCGCAGCTCATGCCTGAGTTCGCTCAAGAACTAAAAGACTTTGGGCGTATCTACATGCATCGTTTCCGCCCCAGCTATGACATGTGTGCAAGACCTCTTGATGAGTATCCGCATCAATCGCGCCAGGCTGCTGCCATCATGTTGATGATTCAAAACAATCTGGATCCCAAAGTTGCTCAGCACCCGCACGAGCTAATCACCTACGGTGGAAACGGCGGCGTGTTTCAAAACTGGGCGCAATACCTGTTGACCATGCAATATCTGGCAACCATGACCGACGAGCAGACCTTGGTCATGTATTCCGGCCACCCCATGGGCTTATTTCCCTCTCATGCCGGCGCCCCGCGTGTGGTGGTGACCAACGGCCTGATGGTTCCCAACTACTCAAAGCCCGATGACCTGGACCGATTCACCGCTCTTGGTGTTACCCAGTACGGCCAAATGACAGCCGGCTCGTTTATGTATATCGGCCCGCAAGGCATCGTGCATGGCACCATGCTGACGCTGTTAAATGCCGGTCGCAAAATCGGAGGCGATGGCATTAAAGTTTTCGTATCCTCTGGCCTTGGCGGCATGTCAGGTGCGCAGGGAAAAGCAGCAGTCATTGCCGGAGCCATTGCTATCATCGCCGAAGTGAATCCCAAAGCCATTCAAAAGCGACATGCACAAGGTTGGATCGATGAAATATTTTCTGACCTAGACGCCCTTTTGGCCAGATTAAAAATTGCCAAAGCCGACCAAAAACCTATCTCTTTGGGCTTTCAAGGCAACGTTATCGATTTATGGGAGGCGCTTGCCAAGCATGAGATTAAAATCGATCTTGGCTCGGATCAAACTTCACTGCACAATCCATTAGCTGGTGGCTACTACCCAGCTGACATGAGCTTGGAAACGGCTCAAAAAATGATGGCTGAAGATCCAGAAAACTTTGAGCGTGAAGTTCGAAATTCGCTTGTACGTCATGCCAATGCCATCCGGAAAATGACGGATCAAGGCATGTATTTTTTCGACTACGGCAACGCCTTTTTACTGGAAGCATCCAGATCCGGAGCAGATATCCAGTTAGCAGATGGAAGCTTTTGCTACCCTTCGTATGTTCAAGATATTATGGGGCCGATGTGTTTCGATTTTGGGTTTGGACCGTTTCGCTGGGTGTGCACATCCGGGCGAGATGAAGACCTGCGTCAAACTGATTTAATCGCAGCCGAAGTTCTAGAAAGTATCCTAAGAACCGCTCCGGCAGAAATCAGCGCACAGCTACAAGACAACCTCACTTGGATTCGGCAAGCCGAGCAAAATAAACTGGTAGTCGGTTCAAAAGCTCGTATTCTCTATGCCGATGCTGAAGGCCGAATGCAAATCGCCCAAGCTTTTAACCAGGCGATCAAGGACGGCAGGCTTTCCGCGCCGATCGTTTTGGGGCGGGATCATCACGATGTTTCAGGCACAGACTCACCGTATCGCGAAACATCCAACATCGAAGATGGATCAAGCTTTACCGCGGATATGGCGGTGCAAAACTTCGTCGGCGATGCCTTCCGCGGGGCAACCTGGGTATCCCTTCACAATGGGGGCGGCGTAGGTTTCGGGGAAGTAATGAATGGAGGCTTTGGTTTAGTTTTGGATGGATCGGATGAAGCAGATGCCAAACTTCGCTCGATGCTATTTTGGGATGTCAATAACGGCATCGCCAGAAGAAGCTGGGCACGAAACCCGGGCGCACGTTTTGCCATCGAAAGAGCGATGGCCAACGAGCCTTTGCTTAGGGTTACTCACGCAAATTTAGTGGACGAAAAGTTACTCGGAGAAACCTATGACAAAATTTTTTGCGACTCTGCTTTGCCTCTTGCCGACGGTTCTAATGGCTGGTGA